One Streptococcus sp. S1 DNA window includes the following coding sequences:
- a CDS encoding bifunctional folylpolyglutamate synthase/dihydrofolate synthase, whose translation MKTKEHQLDLRWLEAYRSQDPHFGLERMEALLALRGNPHLDCRVIHIAGTNGKGSTIATLSQLLRQSGLRVGVFTSPYLIHYNDQITINGEAISDQDLQTYLDSYQQLLEAEESRDIFQGLTEFEVMTAIAYDYFAHEELDYVIMEVGMGGRLDSTNVCQPVLTAITSIGLDHVALLGPDLASIAREKAGIIKPGIPLVLGKLEAEASQVIEGIAIQEQAPITAYDRDYQVELEASCLSGQSFSYHSSKRETASYQVALLGHHQARNAALAISICDVLFEREGREVLSKELVDKALRQVVWPGRMEVISQKPMLLLDGAHNPHAVAPLIASLRELFPSQKKTILFTCIRTKALEEMLIQWQELENSRLILTTFEDPRAYSQEEMIAAANHHQLEEVDWREFLQNWQAGDDELLIVTGSLYFLSQVRPYLLKTEKSN comes from the coding sequence ATGAAGACAAAAGAACATCAGTTGGATCTTCGTTGGCTAGAAGCCTATCGTTCCCAAGATCCACATTTCGGCTTGGAGCGCATGGAAGCTCTCTTGGCTTTGAGAGGAAATCCTCACCTAGACTGTCGGGTCATTCATATTGCGGGGACCAATGGCAAAGGCTCTACCATTGCTACCTTGTCCCAACTCTTGAGGCAGTCAGGTTTACGCGTTGGAGTCTTTACCTCTCCTTATCTGATCCATTACAATGACCAGATCACCATTAATGGCGAAGCCATCTCCGATCAAGACCTGCAAACCTATCTGGATAGCTACCAACAGCTCTTGGAAGCTGAAGAATCAAGAGACATCTTTCAAGGTTTGACGGAATTTGAAGTGATGACGGCGATCGCCTATGATTATTTTGCTCATGAGGAGCTGGATTATGTGATTATGGAAGTCGGTATGGGGGGACGACTAGACAGTACTAACGTCTGCCAGCCCGTTCTGACTGCGATCACATCGATCGGCTTGGATCATGTTGCTCTTCTTGGGCCAGATCTGGCTTCCATTGCCCGTGAAAAGGCAGGTATCATTAAGCCAGGAATTCCTCTGGTTCTAGGGAAATTAGAAGCAGAAGCTAGCCAAGTCATTGAAGGCATTGCGATTCAAGAGCAGGCACCGATAACAGCCTATGACAGAGATTACCAAGTTGAGCTAGAGGCCTCTTGTTTATCAGGCCAATCCTTTTCTTATCACAGTTCCAAAAGAGAAACAGCTTCTTATCAAGTAGCGCTCTTAGGTCATCACCAGGCCAGAAATGCAGCTCTTGCTATCAGTATTTGTGATGTACTTTTTGAAAGAGAAGGGCGTGAAGTCTTGTCAAAAGAGTTGGTAGATAAGGCTTTGCGTCAGGTTGTCTGGCCTGGTCGGATGGAAGTGATCTCTCAAAAACCCATGCTCTTGCTGGACGGGGCCCATAACCCCCATGCCGTTGCGCCTTTGATCGCAAGTCTTCGAGAACTGTTCCCAAGTCAAAAAAAGACCATTCTTTTTACTTGCATCCGGACCAAAGCCTTAGAAGAGATGCTCATTCAGTGGCAGGAACTGGAAAATAGTCGCTTGATCCTCACGACCTTTGAAGATCCAAGAGCCTATTCTCAAGAAGAGATGATAGCTGCTGCAAACCACCACCAGCTTGAGGAAGTGGACTGGCGAGAATTTCTACAAAACTGGCAAGCTGGAGATGATGAGCTCCTCATTGTAACGGGATCGCTCTATTTCCTTAGCCAGGTACGACCTTATTTATTAAAAACAGAAAAATCCAACTAG
- the comGC gene encoding competence type IV pilus major pilin ComGC: MKKIKTYKVKAFTLIEMLVVLLIISVLLLLFVPNLTKQKDSVKETGNAAVVKVVESQAELYELNHTNDQATLAKLIADGNITNKQAESYRAYYAKNSGETRAVAD, translated from the coding sequence ATGAAAAAAATAAAAACCTATAAGGTTAAAGCTTTTACACTTATTGAAATGTTGGTGGTCTTATTGATCATCAGTGTGCTCTTATTGCTCTTTGTGCCGAATTTGACCAAGCAAAAAGACTCCGTGAAAGAGACAGGAAATGCAGCGGTTGTGAAGGTGGTCGAAAGCCAGGCTGAATTGTATGAGCTCAATCATACCAATGACCAAGCCACTCTAGCAAAACTGATTGCGGATGGAAATATTACCAACAAACAAGCTGAATCCTACCGTGCCTATTATGCGAAAAATAGTGGAGAAACTCGTGCGGTTGCAGATTAA
- the comGE gene encoding competence type IV pilus minor pilin ComGE: MGKLKKASVPASILIESLVALGLFAMITTLLLGEIRRSRKERLADFKEVEVLSVAQMALQTGQNHLEANGIQVQVEKDADQLTVYHQGKVVLHVE; the protein is encoded by the coding sequence ATGGGAAAATTAAAAAAAGCATCCGTTCCCGCTAGTATTCTCATAGAATCCTTAGTAGCCTTGGGTTTATTTGCCATGATTACGACCTTATTGTTAGGGGAGATCCGCCGTTCGCGCAAGGAGCGACTAGCGGATTTCAAAGAGGTAGAAGTCTTGTCGGTCGCTCAAATGGCGCTTCAGACAGGGCAAAATCATCTGGAGGCCAATGGTATTCAAGTTCAAGTCGAAAAAGATGCCGATCAACTTACGGTCTATCATCAAGGAAAGGTGGTGCTGCATGTGGAATAA
- a CDS encoding acetate kinase, translating to MSKTISINAGSSSLKWQLYQMPEETVLAKGLIERIGLKDSISTVKFDGRSEKQVLDIQDHTQAVKILLDDLIRFDIIKSYDEITGVGHRVVAGGEYFKDSALVDDEVLRKVEELSLLAPLHNPANAAGIRAFREICPNITSVVVFDTSFHTTMPEKAYRYPLPTKYYTENKVRKYGAHGTSHQYVAGEAAKLLGKPLEELKLITCHVGNGVSVTAVDKGISVDTSMGFTPLGGVMMGTRTGDLDPAIIPYLMEHTEDFSKPEDISRILNRESGLLGVSESSSDMRDIHTAMQNGDEKAKLAYDIFIDRLQKYIGQYLAVLNGADAIIFTAGIGENAVNVRSSIINGISWFGCKVDPEKNVFGVVGDISTDDSRVKVLVIPTDEELVIARDVERFKNQ from the coding sequence ATGTCGAAAACAATTTCTATTAATGCAGGAAGCTCTAGTTTGAAATGGCAATTGTACCAAATGCCAGAGGAAACTGTTCTTGCAAAAGGGTTGATTGAACGGATCGGTTTGAAAGATTCTATTTCAACTGTTAAATTTGATGGACGCTCTGAAAAACAAGTATTAGATATCCAGGACCATACACAAGCTGTAAAAATTTTGTTGGATGATTTGATTCGTTTTGATATTATCAAATCCTACGATGAGATTACAGGTGTGGGCCACCGCGTCGTTGCTGGTGGAGAATACTTCAAGGATTCTGCCTTGGTAGATGACGAAGTCCTTCGAAAAGTAGAAGAATTGTCTTTATTAGCACCTCTTCATAATCCTGCAAATGCAGCTGGAATTCGTGCCTTTAGAGAGATTTGTCCAAATATTACCAGTGTTGTGGTATTTGATACTTCTTTCCATACAACCATGCCGGAAAAAGCTTATCGTTACCCTCTTCCAACCAAATATTACACAGAAAATAAGGTCCGTAAGTACGGTGCTCATGGGACCAGTCATCAGTATGTGGCTGGAGAAGCAGCTAAACTTCTCGGAAAACCATTAGAAGAATTGAAATTGATCACCTGTCACGTTGGAAATGGTGTATCTGTTACAGCGGTTGACAAGGGAATCTCTGTCGATACTTCAATGGGTTTCACCCCTCTAGGTGGAGTCATGATGGGAACCCGTACAGGGGATCTCGATCCAGCGATTATTCCTTACTTGATGGAACATACAGAGGATTTCAGTAAGCCTGAAGATATCAGCCGCATCCTCAATCGTGAATCAGGTCTTCTGGGTGTTTCTGAATCTTCTAGCGACATGCGGGATATTCATACAGCGATGCAGAATGGAGACGAAAAAGCTAAATTGGCTTACGATATCTTTATCGATCGTTTGCAAAAATACATCGGTCAATACTTGGCTGTCTTGAACGGTGCAGATGCCATCATCTTTACAGCAGGAATCGGTGAAAATGCAGTAAACGTTCGTTCTTCTATTATCAATGGGATCAGCTGGTTTGGCTGCAAGGTCGACCCTGAAAAGAACGTCTTTGGAGTTGTTGGAGATATTTCCACAGATGATTCCCGTGTGAAGGTATTGGTGATTCCAACTGATGAAGAGTTGGTGATTGCGCGTGACGTTGAACGTTTCAAAAATCAGTAA
- the folE gene encoding GTP cyclohydrolase I FolE, with protein sequence MDTKKIEEAVKMIIEAVGEDENREGLQETPSRIAKMYQEIFSGLGQTAEEHLSKSFEIIDNNMVVEKDIFFHSMCEHHFLPFYGKVHIAYIPNGRVAGLSKLARTVEVYAKKPQIQERLTVEIADALMEYLGAQGALVCVEAEHMCMNMRGVRKPGTATVTTAARGLLATDKDLKNEAYKLMGH encoded by the coding sequence ATGGATACAAAGAAAATTGAAGAAGCAGTAAAAATGATCATCGAGGCAGTCGGTGAAGATGAGAACCGTGAAGGGCTTCAAGAAACCCCGTCCCGCATTGCAAAGATGTACCAAGAAATCTTTTCAGGACTAGGACAGACGGCAGAAGAGCACCTGTCTAAATCATTTGAAATCATTGATAACAATATGGTGGTTGAGAAGGATATTTTCTTCCATTCCATGTGTGAGCATCACTTTTTGCCGTTTTATGGAAAAGTGCACATTGCCTACATTCCAAATGGCCGTGTTGCTGGGCTTTCAAAACTGGCTCGTACGGTCGAAGTTTATGCTAAAAAACCACAGATTCAGGAACGATTGACGGTAGAAATCGCAGATGCCTTGATGGAATATCTTGGAGCGCAAGGTGCCCTTGTCTGTGTAGAAGCAGAGCATATGTGTATGAACATGCGGGGTGTCCGTAAACCTGGGACTGCAACAGTGACAACTGCTGCACGTGGACTGCTTGCGACAGATAAAGACTTGAAAAATGAAGCCTATAAACTCATGGGCCACTAA
- the comGG gene encoding competence type IV pilus minor pilin ComGG — MKKVKAGVLLYALLMAVIFSLLLQFYLHRQVAEKRILKTSQDRLRAYALVQLALEKGKSDEKASEIHLKSGVVQLKKDNDFLHAQAEMNGESYEFVLPVREEKESKKSQKEKKKKQKDKEKAGTETPSEETPNEAKDPSENSEKD; from the coding sequence ATGAAAAAAGTTAAGGCTGGTGTCTTGCTCTACGCCCTCTTGATGGCAGTAATTTTCAGTCTCTTGCTTCAGTTTTACCTGCACCGTCAGGTCGCGGAAAAACGGATCTTAAAGACGAGTCAAGATCGTCTTCGAGCCTACGCTTTGGTACAACTGGCTCTTGAAAAAGGAAAAAGTGACGAGAAGGCATCAGAGATTCATTTAAAGTCTGGAGTTGTTCAGCTAAAGAAGGACAACGATTTTCTTCATGCCCAAGCTGAGATGAATGGCGAAAGCTATGAGTTTGTGCTTCCTGTAAGGGAAGAAAAAGAAAGCAAGAAGAGTCAAAAAGAAAAGAAGAAGAAACAGAAAGATAAGGAGAAGGCAGGGACCGAAACGCCTTCTGAAGAGACGCCAAACGAGGCCAAGGACCCATCAGAAAATAGCGAAAAAGACTAA
- a CDS encoding class I SAM-dependent methyltransferase translates to MNFEKIEQAYTYLLENTQSIQNELSTNFYDALIEQNVMYLDGKTDLDLVKNNSKKLKELGLSKEEWRRAYQFLFMKAAQTEPLQANHQFTPDAIGFIITFLIDQLAKSDHLDVLEVGSGTGNLAETIVNNSRLTIDYLGLEVDDLLIDLSASIADVMESSVVFAQGDAVRPQVLKESDLIVSDLPIGYYPDDAIAQRYQVASSEGHTYAHHLMMEQALKYLKPQGVAIFLAPNNLLTSPQSDLLKAWLTDKAQLLAMLTLPESLFLNPAYAKTIFVLRKQEEESVQPFVYPFTDLQDQDQVVHFMESFQNWLKDSEI, encoded by the coding sequence ATGAATTTCGAAAAAATTGAACAAGCTTATACCTATCTATTAGAAAACACTCAAAGTATTCAAAATGAATTGTCGACCAACTTTTATGACGCCTTGATTGAACAAAATGTCATGTATTTGGATGGCAAGACGGATCTAGACCTTGTTAAAAACAATAGCAAAAAATTAAAAGAACTAGGTTTAAGTAAGGAAGAATGGCGCAGAGCCTACCAATTCCTTTTTATGAAAGCTGCTCAGACAGAACCTTTACAAGCGAATCACCAGTTCACACCAGATGCGATTGGTTTTATCATTACATTTTTGATCGATCAGTTGGCTAAAAGCGACCATTTGGATGTCTTAGAAGTGGGAAGTGGAACCGGAAATCTCGCTGAGACCATTGTCAACAATAGCCGCCTCACGATTGATTACTTAGGATTGGAAGTGGATGATCTTTTGATTGACCTATCTGCTAGTATCGCAGATGTGATGGAATCCAGTGTTGTCTTTGCACAAGGCGACGCGGTGCGTCCACAAGTGTTGAAAGAAAGTGACTTGATCGTTAGCGACTTACCGATTGGCTATTATCCAGATGATGCGATTGCACAGCGCTATCAGGTAGCGAGCTCCGAAGGCCATACCTATGCCCATCACCTTATGATGGAACAGGCTCTGAAATATCTGAAACCTCAAGGAGTTGCCATCTTTTTAGCTCCAAATAACCTCTTGACGAGCCCTCAGAGTGACCTTTTAAAAGCTTGGCTAACAGACAAAGCTCAACTCCTTGCCATGCTGACCTTGCCAGAATCTCTTTTTTTAAATCCAGCCTATGCTAAGACGATTTTCGTCCTACGAAAACAAGAAGAAGAGTCTGTTCAGCCCTTTGTCTATCCGTTTACCGATCTCCAGGATCAAGACCAGGTGGTTCACTTTATGGAAAGTTTCCAAAACTGGTTAAAGGATAGTGAAATTTGA
- the comGB gene encoding competence type IV pilus assembly protein ComGB, whose amino-acid sequence MSWLNRDISSWLRRKPKKLSTAKQKQIIELFLNLYSSGFHLSEIVDFLDRSHLVESRLVSQMREDLSRGRSFSEMMAGIGFSDAVTTQLSLAELHGNLSLSLEKISAYLENMRKVKKKLIEVSTYPLILLGFLVLIMLGLRNYLLPQMDAQNIGTQLISSFPQLFLALGAGLVTFFLLGFLYYRKSGKINVFRTLSHLPFGKGMIQAYLTAYYAREWGNLIGQGLELSQIFSMMQDQKSQLFQEIGRDLALSLDRGQSFSETVGGYPFFKEELPLMIEYGEVKSKLGNELEIYAEKTWEDFFRRVHKAMNVIQPLVFIFVALVIVLLYAAMLLPIYQNMEVHL is encoded by the coding sequence ATCTCTTGGCTCAATCGGGATATATCCAGCTGGCTCAGGCGCAAGCCGAAAAAATTATCTACCGCTAAACAAAAGCAAATCATTGAATTGTTTTTGAATCTTTATTCGAGTGGTTTTCATCTGTCTGAGATCGTCGATTTTCTGGATCGCTCTCACCTAGTGGAGAGTCGTTTGGTTTCCCAGATGCGAGAGGACCTTTCTCGGGGGCGGAGTTTTTCAGAGATGATGGCGGGGATCGGTTTTTCAGATGCAGTGACGACACAGCTGTCTCTCGCTGAGCTCCATGGCAATCTTTCATTGAGCTTGGAGAAAATCAGTGCTTACTTAGAAAACATGCGCAAGGTCAAGAAAAAGCTGATTGAGGTGAGCACCTATCCTCTCATCTTGCTTGGATTTTTAGTTCTGATTATGCTAGGCTTGCGTAATTATTTGCTCCCCCAAATGGATGCTCAAAATATTGGGACGCAATTGATCAGTTCCTTCCCCCAACTCTTTTTGGCCTTAGGAGCGGGACTGGTGACCTTCTTCTTACTCGGCTTTCTCTATTATCGAAAGTCAGGCAAGATCAACGTTTTTAGAACCTTGTCTCATCTGCCTTTCGGAAAAGGCATGATTCAAGCTTATTTGACAGCCTATTATGCTAGAGAATGGGGCAATCTGATTGGGCAAGGATTGGAGTTGTCTCAGATTTTTTCCATGATGCAGGACCAAAAATCCCAGCTTTTTCAAGAAATTGGAAGGGACTTAGCTCTTTCTTTAGACCGTGGCCAGTCTTTTTCAGAGACGGTCGGGGGGTATCCTTTTTTCAAAGAAGAATTGCCCCTTATGATTGAATATGGTGAAGTCAAATCAAAGCTCGGAAATGAACTAGAGATCTACGCTGAAAAAACATGGGAAGATTTCTTTCGTCGGGTTCACAAGGCCATGAATGTGATACAACCCTTGGTGTTTATCTTTGTGGCTCTTGTGATTGTGTTACTCTATGCAGCCATGTTGCTGCCGATTTATCAAAATATGGAGGTTCATTTATGA
- the comGF gene encoding competence type IV pilus minor pilin ComGF, with the protein MWNKGKVKAFTLLEALVALLVLSGGVLVFQGLTKLLHAELDYQAHQKQEEWILFQQQLQVELDRSHFEKVADNHIYLVQDQKPIAIGQSKGDDIRKTDDKGRGYQPMISGVHSSQIWQEGELLHLRLNFEEGLEREYVYHVVPAIQNEKS; encoded by the coding sequence ATGTGGAATAAAGGAAAGGTAAAGGCCTTTACCCTGCTCGAAGCCTTGGTCGCTCTCTTGGTGCTCAGTGGGGGAGTGTTGGTCTTTCAAGGCTTAACCAAGCTCCTGCATGCTGAATTGGACTACCAGGCGCATCAAAAGCAAGAAGAATGGATACTTTTTCAGCAACAATTGCAGGTGGAATTGGACCGGAGTCATTTTGAAAAAGTAGCGGACAATCATATCTACTTGGTTCAGGATCAAAAACCAATTGCTATTGGCCAATCTAAAGGAGATGATATCCGAAAAACAGATGATAAGGGCAGGGGCTATCAGCCTATGATTTCAGGTGTTCACTCTAGTCAGATTTGGCAGGAGGGAGAGTTGCTTCATCTGCGTTTGAATTTTGAAGAAGGTCTAGAAAGGGAGTATGTCTACCATGTGGTACCAGCGATACAAAATGAAAAAAGTTAA
- a CDS encoding CPBP family intramembrane glutamic endopeptidase: MKNIQSFVREHPLCKNALWLLLFVPLFFLSQFPLITMVYSLQEGMDARWVTILTLLVTVAVLFVFYRVIKMSPLENLDVRVITWPALGRNFLFLLLLMANNLLAYPLLKQEAGGTTANQAALNELQSHAPFLAMGMVVILVAPILEELLCRAIIPRLIFRGAEPIGYLAGALFFTYLHGPSTLGEWVAYGGMSLILTWVAYRYKRIEYSICLHMTLNALAYYYPAVLLLCLLPVSRVFFHDKL; this comes from the coding sequence TTGAAAAATATACAGTCTTTTGTTCGAGAGCACCCATTATGTAAGAATGCCCTCTGGCTCCTGCTTTTTGTGCCCTTATTCTTTCTCTCACAATTTCCCCTCATCACCATGGTTTATTCCCTTCAAGAAGGAATGGATGCAAGGTGGGTCACCATCCTCACTCTCTTGGTGACAGTGGCGGTGCTCTTTGTTTTTTATAGGGTCATTAAGATGAGCCCTCTGGAGAACTTGGATGTTCGGGTCATAACCTGGCCGGCTCTGGGGAGAAATTTTCTTTTTCTTCTCTTGTTGATGGCTAATAACCTGCTCGCCTATCCCTTGTTGAAACAAGAGGCAGGTGGTACGACGGCAAACCAAGCGGCTCTGAATGAACTACAATCTCATGCTCCTTTTCTTGCTATGGGCATGGTCGTGATCCTTGTCGCTCCGATTCTAGAAGAGCTGCTCTGTCGGGCCATCATCCCTCGTTTGATCTTTCGAGGGGCAGAACCGATCGGTTACCTAGCCGGTGCTCTCTTTTTTACTTACTTGCATGGTCCGAGTACCCTGGGGGAATGGGTAGCTTACGGAGGCATGTCCTTGATCTTAACTTGGGTGGCTTATCGCTACAAGCGGATCGAGTATAGCATCTGTCTCCATATGACTTTGAATGCGCTAGCTTATTATTATCCGGCTGTACTCCTCCTTTGTTTATTGCCGGTATCGAGAGTTTTCTTCCATGATAAATTATGA
- the folP gene encoding dihydropteroate synthase — protein sequence MIDNKWLSGQGTLLCGILNVTPDSFSDGGKYTSVDAALQQARKLIQEGAQILDIGGESTRPGSHYVEIQEEIDRVVPVIEAIRKESDVLISVDTWKSQVVAAALEAGADIVNDITGFLGDSKMATVVAEHEASAVLMFNPVMARPHHPSSTIFPRFGFEPVFSEQELQQMAQEPIQDVMWTFFDRSLAVAKEAGVQTERIMLDPGIGFGLTKRENLLLLQELGTIHQKGYPIFLGVSRKRFVVNIIEEAGFETDPATETGFWNRDLASSHLTSIAASQGVEVVRVHDIPLHKMAASLGQAIFQAQEAADTNLKQYK from the coding sequence ATGATTGATAATAAATGGCTGAGTGGCCAAGGGACCCTTCTTTGTGGGATCTTAAATGTCACTCCGGATTCATTTTCTGATGGCGGTAAGTATACGAGTGTGGATGCAGCCTTGCAGCAGGCGAGAAAACTGATCCAAGAAGGGGCTCAGATCCTAGATATTGGAGGAGAATCAACCCGACCAGGTAGTCATTATGTAGAGATCCAAGAAGAGATTGACCGTGTGGTTCCGGTGATCGAAGCCATTCGGAAAGAAAGTGATGTCTTGATTTCAGTGGATACCTGGAAGTCCCAGGTGGTGGCGGCAGCGCTGGAAGCTGGAGCCGATATTGTCAATGATATTACTGGTTTTCTTGGAGATTCTAAGATGGCTACTGTGGTTGCGGAGCATGAAGCCAGCGCAGTTCTCATGTTTAATCCAGTGATGGCAAGACCGCATCATCCAAGTTCCACTATCTTTCCACGTTTTGGTTTCGAACCAGTCTTTTCAGAGCAAGAACTTCAACAGATGGCTCAAGAGCCGATTCAAGACGTGATGTGGACCTTCTTTGACCGCTCGCTTGCGGTCGCAAAAGAAGCCGGTGTCCAGACGGAACGGATCATGCTAGACCCTGGGATCGGCTTTGGTTTGACCAAGCGCGAGAACTTACTCTTATTACAAGAACTTGGGACGATTCACCAAAAGGGGTATCCGATCTTTCTAGGGGTCTCCCGCAAACGCTTTGTGGTCAATATTATTGAGGAAGCTGGATTTGAGACAGATCCTGCAACGGAGACTGGTTTTTGGAATCGGGACCTGGCTTCGAGCCATTTGACGAGTATTGCGGCCAGTCAAGGAGTCGAAGTAGTGCGGGTGCATGATATTCCTCTTCACAAGATGGCAGCCAGTCTGGGGCAAGCCATTTTCCAAGCCCAAGAGGCAGCAGATACCAATTTAAAACAATACAAGTAA
- the folK gene encoding 2-amino-4-hydroxy-6-hydroxymethyldihydropteridine diphosphokinase, translating into MDQLRIKDLEVYAYHGVFPAEKELGQRFVLDLWVDYEMTRAARTGDLDASIHYGILAEQLTEWMQAEKIDLIETVAFQLVQKIFESYAFVEKVRLELKKPWAPVPLPLETCSVTIEREKKRAFIGLGTNMGDKQLQLETALEKIKDRGIHLLQTSTRIETEPWGGVEQDTFLNQVAEVETWMTPEDLLETLLAIEQEMGRVREVKWGPRVIDLDLLYMDDTICYSPSLILPHPYVAERAFVLESLNEIAPHFVDPVQRKPIRQLWEAVK; encoded by the coding sequence GTGGATCAATTACGGATCAAGGACTTAGAGGTATACGCCTATCATGGTGTTTTTCCAGCAGAAAAAGAATTAGGACAACGCTTTGTCCTAGACCTATGGGTAGATTATGAGATGACCCGTGCTGCCCGCACAGGAGATTTGGATGCTTCGATCCATTACGGGATCTTGGCGGAACAGTTGACCGAGTGGATGCAGGCAGAAAAGATCGATCTGATTGAAACGGTTGCCTTTCAATTGGTGCAAAAGATTTTCGAAAGTTATGCCTTTGTAGAAAAAGTTCGTCTGGAGTTGAAAAAACCTTGGGCTCCTGTTCCCTTGCCACTCGAGACTTGTTCGGTGACAATCGAGCGAGAGAAAAAACGAGCCTTTATTGGCCTTGGTACCAATATGGGAGATAAACAACTGCAGCTAGAGACGGCGCTAGAAAAAATCAAGGATCGAGGCATTCACCTTCTTCAAACGTCCACAAGGATTGAAACGGAACCTTGGGGAGGAGTGGAGCAGGATACCTTTTTGAATCAAGTGGCAGAGGTTGAAACCTGGATGACCCCAGAGGATTTACTAGAAACCTTACTTGCCATTGAGCAAGAAATGGGGCGTGTTCGTGAGGTCAAGTGGGGGCCACGTGTGATCGATCTAGATCTGCTCTATATGGATGACACCATTTGTTACAGTCCGAGCTTGATCTTGCCGCATCCTTATGTGGCAGAACGTGCCTTTGTCCTAGAATCTTTGAATGAAATTGCTCCTCATTTTGTGGACCCTGTTCAAAGAAAGCCCATTCGCCAATTATGGGAGGCTGTCAAATAG
- the comGD gene encoding competence type IV pilus minor pilin ComGD yields the protein MQIKAFTLVETLLTLMIVSFIYLGLSGSIKTSFQQVEEKVFFAEFEHLYQESQKIALARQTELDVEVTARKIQTPYQTVEIPDSVILQDPKTIRLDRAGGNSSLANVHFQTQRGVVTYQLSLGNGKIKKSIRSR from the coding sequence TTGCAGATTAAGGCCTTCACTTTGGTGGAGACCCTTCTGACCTTGATGATCGTCAGTTTTATCTATCTGGGCTTATCGGGATCGATCAAGACGAGCTTTCAGCAGGTGGAAGAAAAAGTATTTTTTGCAGAGTTTGAACATCTCTATCAAGAAAGCCAAAAGATAGCATTGGCAAGGCAAACGGAATTGGATGTTGAAGTGACTGCAAGGAAGATTCAAACGCCCTACCAGACGGTGGAGATTCCTGATTCTGTCATTTTGCAAGATCCTAAAACTATTCGATTGGACCGAGCAGGTGGCAATTCTTCGCTAGCCAATGTTCACTTTCAGACACAGAGAGGAGTGGTGACTTATCAGCTTTCACTTGGAAATGGGAAAATTAAAAAAAGCATCCGTTCCCGCTAG